Within the Mugil cephalus isolate CIBA_MC_2020 chromosome 1, CIBA_Mcephalus_1.1, whole genome shotgun sequence genome, the region tttattttctttctttttcatcatatTACATTAAAGATCTGGACAAATTCATAAAACTAATTGTTAATCTAAACTTGTATTCATGTTCAAGATTGAAACATCAGTTGTGATTGATTTGTTTGTCATAGTCTTGTCATGTTccaaatttttttcttttttatcctcttaaaacacagttgaatcaaacATTTGAGTGGCGCCCTAATAATCCTGATACATTCCAGTAAATGGAGACACCAGTCATTGTTATAGACCTTGGTTTTGAAGTACTATAGATTTAAAAAGAACTAGTGAAGACACCCATTTAAggatttttataaatgtatttgaatttatttaaccCTGAAGATTTACTTCCAACTTTCATTGTATATCTGGGTTATGTGCAACTGCAGTGCAGTGATCCTGTTTTAcacaaaattaatttatttggcATCAAGACAGAATCCAGAACCTGTAAAAGCTCAGAACAAGCATTAAAAAGAAACCTTTAGCAGTTTGTATGAGGGGAAACATCTTGAGCTTAAGTCCGGCTgggtagagaaagaaaaatagggaagggaaggaagatGATATATACATCTGAGTAGCATGCGGCATCTAAacatgatacaaacaagagtaCAAGATACAGCTGTTGCAATACGGATAAACAAACTGTTATTTGTTCAAGAAAACTAGATGACAAgaacaaacaaagcagcaatAACATGGAAACAGGAAACTTTAAACGCTCACATATATTAATGGTAGAATTAATTCATGATGTTGAATGAAACTGTTTACATCAATCAGTATGTCTAATTTAACTATAATTAATAAAGGTTAAACATAAATGACTCATGGTTCATCATATGAAGCTTCATCTGGagactaaaatacacattttaaccaactgtccctgaagagacttCTATCTATTTGACTTTAATCAACTCAGCAGTTGCTCCAAAATCAAGAGGATGAAGTCCAGcatagagaggctgagtgaatgtggtctggactctgtgaaggggagtcatggtttcagagacgctgtagaaagacagaaggcctgctctgtgatccaggtacactcctatTCTGGAGGAAACAGGACCTGAGATGGAAGTTCTAACTTTGTGTAAAAATTCACAATTGTTTGTGTAACATCGTAATGACCAAGATTTGTCGTtgaatccaaacctacatgtaTCTGACCTCCCTactctgctgatattcttgtatgcgactgctacaccaactcctccttctcctctccactccacctcccagtaacaacgtccagtcagactctctctactcaggacctgcaaataatcagtgaatctgtctggatgatcagaaTAAAACTGTTCTTCTTCCATTactgttacttttctttttctctcagatAATAACAGCAGTATGTGTGCTGTatttggatccagtgtgatttcacgtgaatatttccagaattcatctctggtctttggctctggttgtaacagtaaaacatccacttcagtcactgtcactgagatgtttgtccatgtctctctcagaatgtcctgtagtttctctctggtctctgtcacagctgctttcacgtcCTTAAAGTACCTCAGAGGACGAATCTTGATGCTGGATAGTGTGTAGACTCACtgggtggtggcagtgaggggtagttgtgtagaaactggttgtgatcctctgtctttaagagctgcttcagctcggagcctttcctctccagctcagtgatctggtgctccagcttctcctcaacatctttgactcgactctcctcagtttcctgctgggatctgaccagctgctccacatcagagcttcttttctggaggagacggatcatctcagtgaagatctccttactgtccttcactgttttatcagcagagtctttgatggccttcagctcctgtctaagcagctccacatatttctttctctcctggatTTCCTGCAGGTTTTTCTGTAGCATCacttccacctccttctgcttctcagcCCTTTCTGATGCAGCTGGGACTGTTTcatggcctttatgttcatacattgtgcagagataacagatactctgctgatcagtacgacagaaaATCTCCGTCACCTTatcatgacgagagcagatgttctcctggagcttcttggagggctccaccagcttgtgtttctttaatggagctgcatcatagtgaggttggaggtgtttctcacagtaagaggccagacagaccagacaggacttgaaggctttcagcttcctcccagtgcagacatcacaggccacatcttcaggtccagcatagcagtgatcagctggagcagcttggagtccagtcttcttcagctgctccactaactctgctaacatggtgtttttctccaggacaggcctcggtatgaaagtcttcctgcactgagggcagctgtagatTCCTTTCTGGTCTTCTCCATCCCAgtggcttttaatacagttcatgcagtagttGTGTCCACAGGGAAGAGCCACAGGATCCTTTAGtggatccagacagatggaacaagagaaggtttctctgtccagatgaactcctttctgctccatttcttcTCTCAGTGTCGACGGCCGAGTGAGTTTCTGTTTCCTAGAAGTGAAACTAGTCTGAGCTCTGATCTGAACAACAGGTGACTCTACAGTGAATGGAACCAATCAGCTCTCACACTTCACTGCATGTTGGTTACACCCCTCTTCCATGTAAAGATCTAAAGGGGAGGGAACAATgaaacatgaggaaatatgAGTGGAGCTGTTGTTTTGCATAGCAGAAAGAACAGGGAGTGGTTATCAGACGTTGAATCATTTCAGTTTGAATCTTTGTGTTTAACCCTTTTTATACcagagcacatttaaaaaccttgGTCAGCTTAATGTTTACAAATGTTTAGAAAATAACCACTACAGTATCTCTATGAGACGAATGAAGATTATAATCCAAGTCTACCACAAAGAGGACATGCATTAATGTTGCAGATCTCGACCTGTTGATTGTAGTTTTCTTCTAGCTTCCTTCCTTTTGAAGTCTCtctaaattataaatattttcatgCAGAGTGAGACACCACTGGATAAACTTGAAAGATTGTCAAACATGGCTGTTGAAGAGTCAAACTGAAGAGATCTTCCTTCTTTGTCGTCATCGTCAGTGTTGCCTGACATCAGGAACGATGCATTAGAACTGGTGCTTTATGGGAATTGCAGTCCACCTGCTGCACACTCTTAACATGTCCAGgactgtatttgtgtttaacGTCTTTGTTcgttgttctgtgtgtgttgcagggaGGCTATGTAGGAAATACAGCAGGCTTCAAGTCGTCATCACTCCTGTCTCTGGCCGACACCAAGGCCAACAGACTGAGCATGAACCTGCTGCACTTTGTTGCTCTGGTCAGTTttacatctttgtgtgtgtgtgtgtgtgtgtgtgtgtgtgtgtgtgtgtggtacagtacagtacagttgatttaaagttttgttttttcaatggTCATGTCATATCATTATCTTCGTGTCTCactttgtctcattttgttgTTCTCTATAGCCAGTTGTTGTCAGTTGCTGTCATTTAGTGGAGATttcacatctttatttttatccatGTTGTTTTCTCAACACTGTCGTGTAGTTGAGcataaaatgtcacttttttcaTGATATGTttaatgtataatgtataaaaacaagataacTGTTTTTGGAACTTGATGTTTTCAATGAAGgaatttcttcttcctgcttgaaaatataattttccaATATAACTCCTGGGTAAACTCCTGGGAACAATTCTGCCTTCAAGCAACAAACTTTTAACAAATAACTACATTCAAATTATGGTATATAATGATAACTGATATAGTTCTAGTGCCCAATTTGAAGCAGGAGAAACCTTATAAACCTCATAAGCCAAGTGTCATCAGTGAAGGAGTTAAAATCTACCTTTTATTGATGTCAAATAATGCCAATAATAAGGTAAAAGGGGAACGAGAACAGAGCCCTGGGGAACCCCTCTGGTGAGAGAGATCTGAGAATGAGATCTAAAGGTATGATTTAT harbors:
- the LOC125015056 gene encoding E3 ubiquitin/ISG15 ligase TRIM25-like, with product MEQKGVHLDRETFSCSICLDPLKDPVALPCGHNYCMNCIKSHWDGEDQKGIYSCPQCRKTFIPRPVLEKNTMLAELVEQLKKTGLQAAPADHCYAGPEDVACDVCTGRKLKAFKSCLVCLASYCEKHLQPHYDAAPLKKHKLVEPSKKLQENICSRHDKVTEIFCRTDQQSICYLCTMYEHKGHETVPAASERAEKQKEVEVMLQKNLQEIQERKKYVELLRQELKAIKDSADKTVKDSKEIFTEMIRLLQKRSSDVEQLVRSQQETEESRVKDVEEKLEHQITELERKGSELKQLLKTEDHNQFLHNYPSLPPPSESTHYPASRFVL